One window from the genome of Natrinema caseinilyticum encodes:
- a CDS encoding N-acyl-D-amino-acid deacylase family protein, whose translation MTDLIVMNARVIDGTGAPWFTGSVLVDEGQITSVVREATPDVDAETTVDADGRVVCPGFIDTHSHSDMRLFEEPTLEPKTRQGITTEILGQDGFSMAPMYRDGGASEWSAQLGALAGRTDIDWTWGSVADYLDAVEENGIAPNVGLFVGHGTVRYNLLGMNDREPTDDELAEMKELVTEGLEDGALGLSTGLIYTPCTYADRREVQELASALEPFGRPFVAHVRSEGRWIWDALDEFVDVGAEADVPLHLSHFKVAGLAQQGKASRATALIETARDRSVDLTVEQYPYAAASTMLSVVLPPWVHAEGPEQTLEYLSDEETRARIRRDVEEWRLEGWENIGVLTGWDDVVISNVGTDENAELEGKSVAAIAGDRGVDPIDAVCDLLIAEELAVSAVFHMMDEDDVREILAYERTCVGTDGLFGGKPHPRVYGSYPRVLETYVREENLLTLEEAVRKMTSLPARAMGLQQKGLVRPGMDADLVVFDPGRVASNATYEDPRRYPNGIDHVLVGGEPIVRGGQVTGATPGEVLTCD comes from the coding sequence GCACGCGTCATAGACGGGACCGGCGCACCGTGGTTTACGGGCAGCGTCCTAGTCGACGAGGGACAGATTACCTCGGTGGTTCGAGAGGCGACGCCTGACGTCGACGCGGAAACGACGGTCGACGCCGACGGCCGCGTCGTCTGTCCGGGCTTCATCGACACGCACTCCCACTCCGACATGCGACTGTTCGAAGAGCCGACGCTCGAGCCGAAAACGCGACAAGGGATCACCACCGAAATCCTCGGCCAGGACGGGTTCTCGATGGCGCCCATGTATCGCGACGGCGGCGCGAGCGAGTGGAGCGCACAGCTGGGCGCCCTCGCGGGACGGACCGACATCGACTGGACCTGGGGGAGCGTCGCGGACTACCTCGACGCCGTAGAAGAGAACGGAATCGCGCCCAACGTCGGCCTGTTCGTCGGCCACGGGACCGTCCGGTACAACCTGCTCGGTATGAACGACAGAGAGCCGACCGACGATGAGCTCGCGGAGATGAAGGAGCTGGTGACGGAAGGGCTCGAGGACGGAGCGCTCGGTCTTTCGACTGGCCTCATCTACACGCCGTGTACGTACGCAGATCGGCGCGAAGTACAGGAGCTTGCGTCGGCCCTCGAACCGTTCGGTCGCCCGTTCGTCGCCCACGTGCGAAGCGAAGGGCGCTGGATCTGGGACGCACTCGATGAGTTCGTCGACGTCGGCGCGGAGGCGGACGTCCCGTTACACCTCTCGCACTTCAAGGTCGCCGGGCTCGCACAACAGGGGAAAGCGTCGCGAGCGACGGCGCTGATCGAGACCGCCAGAGATCGGAGTGTCGACCTCACTGTCGAGCAGTATCCGTACGCCGCAGCCAGCACGATGCTCTCCGTCGTCCTGCCGCCGTGGGTGCACGCGGAGGGGCCAGAGCAGACGCTCGAGTACCTCTCCGACGAGGAGACACGGGCGCGGATCCGACGCGACGTCGAGGAGTGGCGGCTCGAGGGATGGGAGAACATCGGCGTCCTCACCGGTTGGGATGACGTTGTGATCTCGAACGTGGGGACGGACGAAAACGCCGAATTGGAAGGGAAGAGCGTCGCAGCGATCGCCGGCGACCGTGGGGTCGATCCCATCGACGCGGTCTGTGATCTGCTGATAGCGGAGGAGCTCGCCGTGAGCGCGGTCTTTCACATGATGGATGAAGACGACGTCCGTGAAATTCTCGCGTACGAACGTACCTGTGTCGGTACTGACGGCCTGTTCGGAGGCAAACCCCATCCCCGAGTGTACGGGTCCTATCCGCGTGTTCTGGAAACGTACGTCCGCGAAGAGAACCTCCTGACGCTGGAGGAGGCCGTCCGGAAGATGACGTCGCTTCCGGCCCGTGCGATGGGACTCCAGCAAAAGGGGCTCGTCCGCCCAGGAATGGACGCCGATCTCGTTGTGTTCGATCCGGGACGCGTCGCGAGTAACGCAACGTATGAAGACCCGCGCCGGTATCCGAACGGCATTGATCACGTCCTAGTCGGCGGTGAACCGATCGTTCGCGGGGGCCAGGTGACCGGCGCTACCCCTGGAGAGGTGCTCACGTGCGACTAG
- a CDS encoding DUF1611 domain-containing protein, with protein MNLREAFDPPVPAIVLAEGEFGEAGGKTAHGVVMHSDVFDVVAVVDSETVGETPAAVLDSPSAPDVPIVASVAEALEAAPAADVLVIGVAPAGGQLPDAWVRDIETGMEAGCDIASGLHTFLSDDEKWSSLAEACDVRLFDVRKPPASDWLRVADGSVDDVDADADVVLVLGTDCAVGKRTTTYELFAAAREMGRNAGWVATGQTGIMIGAHEGVVVDRVPSDFAAGVVEDLVASVAEDHGLVFVEGQASLTHRAYSGVTLSILHGAWPDAVVLADDPDRHHRAHFEQFDVDGVETERRLIEDLSDAAVAGISTWGAATEQARYDLPAANVYDDGGAAELLAAIDDVLAEERT; from the coding sequence ATGAACCTCAGAGAAGCGTTCGATCCGCCGGTTCCGGCGATCGTCCTCGCCGAGGGGGAATTCGGCGAGGCAGGCGGAAAGACCGCCCACGGAGTAGTCATGCATAGCGATGTGTTCGACGTGGTCGCGGTGGTCGATTCGGAAACCGTAGGCGAAACACCGGCAGCGGTGCTTGACAGCCCGTCCGCGCCAGATGTCCCGATCGTCGCGTCCGTCGCGGAAGCGCTCGAGGCCGCACCGGCGGCCGACGTGCTTGTGATCGGCGTCGCCCCGGCCGGTGGACAACTGCCCGACGCGTGGGTTCGAGACATCGAAACCGGGATGGAGGCGGGGTGTGACATCGCATCGGGGCTACACACGTTTCTCAGCGACGACGAGAAGTGGTCGTCGCTGGCTGAAGCCTGCGACGTGCGTCTCTTCGACGTACGCAAACCACCGGCGTCGGACTGGCTCAGGGTTGCCGACGGGTCGGTCGACGACGTCGACGCCGACGCCGACGTCGTCCTCGTGCTGGGAACGGACTGCGCCGTCGGGAAACGAACGACGACGTACGAACTCTTCGCGGCCGCACGCGAGATGGGTCGGAACGCAGGCTGGGTCGCGACCGGACAAACTGGGATCATGATCGGCGCTCACGAGGGCGTCGTCGTCGACCGGGTACCGTCGGACTTCGCAGCCGGCGTCGTGGAAGACCTCGTCGCGAGCGTCGCAGAGGATCACGGTCTCGTCTTCGTGGAGGGACAGGCCTCGCTCACCCACCGGGCTTACTCCGGGGTGACTCTCTCCATCCTCCACGGCGCGTGGCCGGACGCGGTCGTTCTCGCAGACGATCCGGACCGGCACCACCGTGCGCACTTCGAGCAGTTCGATGTAGACGGCGTCGAGACGGAGCGGCGACTGATCGAGGACCTGTCCGACGCCGCGGTCGCCGGCATCTCGACGTGGGGCGCCGCTACGGAACAGGCGCGCTACGATCTCCCAGCGGCGAACGTGTACGACGACGGCGGTGCGGCAGAACTGCTCGCGGCGATCGACGACGTGCTGGCGGAGGAGCGAACGTGA
- a CDS encoding dipeptide epimerase — MSEIVAVDAEPLDLPLSEPFEIALGTRREASNVLVTVETADGTRGHGEGSPLPPVTGETRTAALETVRAATELLEGEPVEEYRRLTALVRDAFPGMVSATFALETAVLDTYCREREIPLSALFGGPPTTVETDLTVPILPPAEAGERAATAVERGYNRLKLKLGTDVSTDVERVAAVLDAVPNVGLKIDANQGWTPKETVRFADRLADENVRLELIEQPVPASDVTGLADVTRRVDVPIAADEAVFAPQDAVRIVHENAADIINVKPSKSGLLGAADIVSIARGADLELMIGCMLESAVGIHASAHLVAGSGAFRYVDLDGNRLLASDVVPTDDGPGHEIGGPGHGVTPDR, encoded by the coding sequence GTGAGCGAGATCGTCGCCGTCGACGCGGAGCCACTGGACCTCCCGCTTTCGGAACCGTTCGAAATCGCCCTCGGAACGCGGCGAGAGGCCAGCAACGTACTAGTCACGGTCGAGACCGCCGACGGGACACGAGGACACGGTGAGGGATCGCCGCTCCCGCCGGTCACGGGAGAGACAAGAACCGCCGCCCTCGAGACGGTACGCGCAGCGACCGAGCTGCTGGAGGGCGAACCTGTCGAGGAGTACCGACGGCTCACCGCCCTCGTGCGGGACGCGTTTCCTGGGATGGTCTCGGCGACGTTCGCCCTCGAGACGGCGGTGCTCGACACGTACTGTCGCGAACGGGAGATTCCCCTATCGGCGCTGTTCGGTGGACCGCCTACGACGGTCGAGACGGATCTGACCGTGCCGATCCTCCCGCCGGCGGAAGCCGGCGAGCGGGCGGCGACGGCGGTCGAACGCGGCTATAATCGCCTCAAACTCAAGCTCGGAACCGACGTCTCGACGGACGTCGAGCGCGTCGCAGCCGTTCTCGACGCCGTGCCAAACGTCGGACTAAAAATCGACGCGAATCAGGGATGGACGCCCAAGGAAACGGTCCGGTTCGCAGACCGACTCGCGGACGAAAACGTTCGCCTCGAACTGATCGAACAGCCCGTTCCGGCGTCCGACGTCACCGGACTCGCCGACGTGACGCGACGGGTCGACGTGCCGATCGCTGCCGACGAAGCGGTGTTCGCTCCGCAGGACGCCGTCAGGATCGTGCACGAAAACGCGGCCGATATCATCAACGTGAAACCATCGAAATCCGGGCTCCTCGGTGCCGCCGATATCGTTTCGATCGCACGCGGTGCGGATCTAGAACTCATGATCGGCTGCATGCTCGAGAGTGCCGTCGGAATTCACGCAAGCGCGCATCTCGTCGCCGGCAGCGGAGCATTCAGGTACGTCGACCTCGACGGAAACAGGCTACTGGCGTCAGACGTCGTTCCGACTGACGACGGTCCCGGCCACGAGATCGGCGGGCCGGGACACGGCGTCACGCCCGACCGGTAA